The following proteins are co-located in the Haloplanus sp. HW8-1 genome:
- a CDS encoding cytochrome b: MADSRAERLYDWFDARLDLRSGQSFLGKAFPAEDSFLLGEVALFCFLFLVLSGVFLGFFYEPSTSDVEYDGSVAEFQGEEMPEAFASVLHITYTVPFGMFIRRLHHWAAHLFVASIGLHMLRVFFTGAYRNPREINWVVGTGLAVLAMGAAYTGYALPFDEFAATATSIGYNLTVSVPLVGDFLGEIVFGGEFPTSATIPRLYFMHVLLIPAAIAVGLAVHMALLIRQKHTEAPRESDVQGGGRTVDREDDGVIVGLPAFPNQAAVSAVVFFLTAATLSALAGLLPVHNVAEYGPNDPASTPALIMPDWFLMWVYGFLKLLPTWLSFSVGPVHVSTEFVGGIVLPGLVFAAIVAWPFVDRTGPTHFTTDPLERPRQTAVGVAAVAFVMIASIAGMNNILAAQVLGVSTGVVNPILTAALLGVPPLFGGITYLLLRDASEESGTEEGGTAPTAGGGSDD, from the coding sequence GTGGCCGACTCGCGCGCCGAGCGGCTGTACGACTGGTTCGACGCCCGCCTCGACCTGCGGAGCGGTCAGTCGTTCCTTGGAAAGGCGTTCCCCGCGGAGGACTCCTTCCTGCTCGGCGAAGTCGCCCTGTTCTGTTTCCTCTTTCTCGTCCTCTCCGGCGTCTTCCTCGGGTTCTTCTACGAACCCTCCACGTCGGACGTGGAGTACGACGGGAGCGTCGCCGAGTTCCAAGGCGAGGAGATGCCCGAGGCGTTCGCCTCGGTGTTGCACATCACCTACACCGTCCCGTTCGGCATGTTCATCCGACGGCTCCACCACTGGGCGGCCCACCTCTTCGTCGCCTCCATCGGCTTACACATGTTACGGGTGTTTTTCACGGGGGCGTATCGCAACCCCCGTGAGATCAACTGGGTGGTGGGAACGGGACTGGCGGTGCTGGCGATGGGTGCGGCCTACACGGGCTACGCCCTCCCCTTCGACGAGTTCGCGGCCACCGCGACCAGTATCGGCTACAACCTCACCGTCTCGGTGCCGCTCGTCGGCGACTTCCTCGGCGAGATCGTCTTCGGCGGGGAGTTCCCGACGAGCGCGACCATCCCGAGGCTCTACTTCATGCACGTCCTTCTCATCCCGGCGGCCATCGCCGTGGGACTGGCGGTCCACATGGCGCTCCTGATTCGGCAGAAACACACCGAGGCGCCACGCGAGAGCGACGTGCAGGGGGGCGGGCGGACGGTCGATCGGGAGGACGACGGCGTGATCGTCGGCCTGCCGGCGTTCCCGAACCAGGCCGCCGTCTCGGCGGTCGTCTTCTTCCTGACCGCCGCCACGCTGTCGGCGCTGGCCGGCCTCCTCCCGGTTCACAACGTCGCCGAGTACGGCCCGAACGACCCCGCGTCGACGCCGGCGCTCATCATGCCCGACTGGTTTCTGATGTGGGTGTATGGCTTCCTCAAACTCCTGCCGACGTGGCTCTCCTTCTCGGTCGGGCCGGTCCACGTCTCCACCGAGTTCGTCGGCGGTATCGTCCTCCCCGGCCTCGTCTTCGCCGCCATCGTGGCGTGGCCCTTCGTGGACCGCACCGGCCCGACCCACTTCACGACCGATCCCCTGGAGCGCCCCCGACAGACCGCCGTCGGCGTCGCCGCCGTCGCGTTCGTCATGATCGCGTCCATCGCGGGGATGAACAACATCCTCGCGGCGCAGGTACTGGGTGTGTCGACCGGCGTCGTCAACCCAATCCTGACGGCGGCGCTGCTCGGGGTGCCGCCCCTGTTCGGCGGGATCACCTACCTGCTCCTCCGGGACGCCAGCGAGGAGTCGGGGACAGAGGAGGGCGGCACCGCCCCGACGGCAGGAGGTGGGAGCGATGACTGA
- a CDS encoding ubiquinol-cytochrome c reductase iron-sulfur subunit: MTASDDDCEDCPCHGETTRPSIFADERARTTVRRRDVAKLLATAGGLTAIGSLAAPLAGLTQVFERGYSGPIYSDGITLVDGDGTPVTEDRLAEGEQLTVFPEPRPGIENAPTLLVRYPENAYGGGTNMAFTVSGYAAYSKVCTHAGCMVSDREGDTLVCPCHFGKFDPTAGAAVVGGPPGRPLPQLPITLSSEGVLVATGDFEAAVGPGGG; encoded by the coding sequence ATGACGGCGTCGGACGACGACTGCGAGGACTGTCCCTGCCACGGTGAGACGACACGGCCGAGCATCTTCGCGGACGAGCGCGCGCGGACCACCGTCCGCCGTCGGGACGTCGCGAAGTTGCTCGCGACGGCCGGCGGACTGACCGCCATCGGCAGCCTCGCCGCCCCGCTCGCCGGCCTCACCCAGGTGTTCGAGCGGGGGTACAGCGGACCGATCTACTCCGACGGCATCACTCTCGTCGACGGCGACGGGACGCCCGTCACCGAGGATCGGCTGGCCGAGGGCGAACAGCTCACCGTCTTCCCCGAACCGCGGCCGGGCATCGAGAACGCGCCGACGCTCTTGGTGCGATACCCCGAGAACGCCTACGGCGGCGGGACAAACATGGCCTTCACCGTCAGTGGCTACGCGGCCTACTCGAAGGTGTGTACTCACGCCGGCTGTATGGTCTCCGACCGTGAGGGCGACACACTGGTCTGTCCCTGTCACTTCGGGAAGTTCGACCCGACCGCGGGCGCGGCGGTCGTGGGCGGCCCGCCGGGGCGGCCGCTCCCACAGCTACCGATCACGCTGTCCAGCGAGGGCGTCCTCGTCGCCACGGGCGACTTCGAGGCCGCCGTCGGGCCGGGAGGTGGGTAG
- the sucC gene encoding ADP-forming succinate--CoA ligase subunit beta, with protein sequence MKLHEYQAKGVFADAGIPTPDSQLATSVDEAVDAGDALGYPVAVKAQVQVGGRGKAGGIEIATDADELRAAAENILGMDLKGYHVDRVLVESAVDFTNELYLGVTMDRGEGEPVAMVSSEGGVDIEEVAAETPEAIAREHVDPAFGMHSYQARKAVYEADIPRDVSRAVSSVLETLYDLWEANDASEAEINPLMVTDGGDVVAADAVMNVDDDALFRHPDLADMEEESYTDDLERKAGEYGFDYVRLSGNVGIIGNGAGLVMATLDLVDHYGGEPANFLDIGGGAKAERVANALDMVFSDPNVDSVVFNIFGGITRGDEVARGINEALSQFDEIPKPVVVRLAGTNASEGMEILDTSLVRVEETLEEAVQRAVDDAAEVTN encoded by the coding sequence ATGAAACTTCACGAGTATCAGGCGAAGGGCGTCTTCGCCGACGCCGGGATTCCGACGCCGGACTCCCAGTTGGCGACGAGCGTCGACGAGGCCGTCGATGCCGGGGACGCCCTCGGCTATCCGGTGGCAGTCAAGGCACAAGTCCAGGTCGGCGGGCGGGGCAAGGCCGGCGGCATCGAGATCGCGACCGACGCGGACGAACTCCGCGCGGCCGCCGAGAACATCCTGGGCATGGATCTCAAGGGATACCACGTCGACCGCGTCCTCGTCGAGTCTGCCGTCGACTTCACGAACGAACTCTACCTCGGCGTGACGATGGACCGCGGCGAAGGCGAACCCGTCGCCATGGTCTCCTCCGAGGGCGGCGTCGACATCGAGGAGGTGGCCGCGGAGACACCCGAGGCCATCGCCCGCGAACACGTCGATCCCGCGTTCGGGATGCACTCCTACCAGGCCCGGAAGGCGGTCTACGAGGCGGACATCCCCCGCGACGTCTCGCGGGCCGTCTCCTCGGTGCTGGAGACGCTGTACGACCTCTGGGAGGCCAACGACGCCAGCGAGGCGGAGATCAACCCGCTGATGGTGACCGACGGCGGCGACGTCGTCGCCGCGGACGCCGTGATGAACGTCGACGACGACGCCCTCTTTCGGCACCCCGACCTCGCCGACATGGAGGAGGAGTCCTACACCGACGACCTCGAACGCAAGGCCGGCGAATACGGCTTCGACTACGTCCGTCTCTCGGGGAACGTGGGCATCATCGGCAACGGTGCCGGTCTCGTGATGGCGACGCTCGACCTCGTCGATCATTACGGCGGCGAGCCCGCGAACTTCCTCGACATCGGCGGCGGCGCCAAGGCCGAACGTGTCGCCAACGCCCTCGATATGGTCTTTTCGGACCCGAACGTCGACTCGGTCGTGTTCAACATCTTTGGCGGCATCACTCGCGGCGACGAGGTGGCCCGCGGCATCAACGAAGCGCTCTCACAGTTCGACGAGATTCCCAAGCCCGTCGTGGTCCGCCTCGCCGGTACCAACGCCAGCGAGGGGATGGAGATCCTCGATACCAGCCTCGTACGGGTCGAGGAAACCCTAGAAGAGGCCGTCCAGCGTGCCGTCGACGACGCCGCGGAGGTGACGAACTGA
- the sucD gene encoding succinate--CoA ligase subunit alpha encodes MSVLVDADTRVVVQGITGGEGKFHAGQMIEYGTNVVAGAVPGKGGQDVDGVPVYDTVHEAVRKEDADASVVLVPPAFAADALFEALDTSLDLVVAITEGIPTQDMAKVNRRLRETDTHLVGPNCPGVITPGEAKLGILPGNIFAPGKVGLVSRSGTLTYQVVDNLTSRGIGQTTAIGIGGDPIIGTSFIDALELFEADEETEAVAMCGEIGGEDEEEAAEYIATQMDTPVAAFIAGRTAPPGKRMGHAGAIVSGSGTGTAESKIDALNAAGVPVGDTPEEVADHIEGYL; translated from the coding sequence ATGAGTGTGTTAGTCGACGCTGACACCCGCGTCGTCGTCCAGGGCATCACCGGCGGCGAGGGCAAGTTCCACGCCGGGCAGATGATCGAGTACGGCACGAACGTCGTCGCCGGCGCGGTGCCCGGCAAGGGCGGCCAGGACGTCGACGGCGTCCCAGTCTACGACACCGTCCACGAGGCGGTCCGAAAGGAGGACGCCGACGCCTCCGTCGTCCTCGTCCCACCGGCCTTTGCGGCCGACGCGCTGTTCGAGGCGCTCGACACCTCGCTGGATCTGGTCGTCGCCATCACCGAAGGCATCCCGACCCAGGACATGGCGAAGGTAAACCGTCGGCTCCGCGAGACTGACACCCACCTCGTCGGGCCGAACTGTCCCGGCGTCATCACGCCCGGCGAGGCGAAACTCGGTATCCTGCCGGGCAACATCTTCGCCCCGGGGAAGGTCGGGCTAGTCTCCCGGTCGGGCACGCTGACCTACCAGGTCGTTGACAACCTGACCAGCCGAGGCATCGGTCAGACGACCGCCATCGGCATCGGCGGCGACCCGATCATCGGCACCTCCTTCATCGACGCTCTCGAACTCTTCGAGGCCGACGAAGAGACCGAGGCGGTCGCCATGTGCGGTGAGATCGGTGGCGAAGACGAGGAGGAGGCCGCCGAGTACATCGCCACGCAGATGGACACGCCCGTGGCGGCGTTCATCGCCGGGCGGACGGCCCCGCCGGGCAAGCGCATGGGCCACGCCGGCGCCATCGTCTCCGGGAGCGGCACCGGGACGGCCGAGAGCAAGATCGACGCGCTCAACGCCGCGGGCGTTCCCGTCGGCGACACCCCCGAGGAAGTCGCCGACCACATCGAGGGCTACCTGTAG
- a CDS encoding succinylglutamate desuccinylase/aspartoacylase domain-containing protein: MQVYTLGEGTPEVAVVGAIHGDEPCGARAIERFLDEDPDVDRPAKLIVANERALERGVRYVDTDLNRCLPGDPESDQYEERLAHELMAEVRGCTALGIHSTVSYARPFANVACLDGRERGIVAHLPVEQVVDFTVVADGRSAELPGFVDIEAGHQGSAAAADNAYDCLVAFLQVTGVLPGDPPDPNPEFYEVTEPIYKEPGRTYHFRGENFERVAPGDRFADVDGDSLVADEEFWPVLMSDDGHDVLFGYRSTYHGPLSSLPPLDRTEATAESADEATDD; this comes from the coding sequence ATGCAGGTCTACACGCTCGGCGAGGGCACCCCCGAGGTAGCCGTCGTCGGGGCGATCCACGGGGACGAACCCTGTGGTGCCCGTGCCATCGAGCGATTCCTCGACGAGGACCCGGACGTCGACCGCCCGGCGAAACTGATCGTCGCCAACGAACGTGCCCTCGAACGGGGCGTCCGCTACGTCGATACGGATCTCAACCGGTGTCTCCCCGGCGATCCGGAGAGCGACCAGTACGAGGAGCGACTGGCGCACGAACTCATGGCCGAAGTGCGAGGCTGTACCGCGCTCGGCATCCACTCGACGGTCTCGTACGCTCGTCCCTTCGCCAACGTGGCGTGTCTGGACGGACGGGAACGCGGGATCGTGGCTCACCTGCCCGTCGAACAGGTGGTCGATTTCACCGTCGTCGCCGACGGCCGATCCGCCGAACTGCCGGGCTTCGTCGACATCGAGGCGGGCCACCAGGGGTCGGCGGCGGCCGCCGACAACGCCTACGACTGTCTGGTTGCCTTCCTCCAGGTTACGGGTGTCCTCCCCGGCGATCCGCCGGATCCGAACCCGGAGTTCTACGAGGTGACCGAACCCATCTACAAGGAACCGGGGCGGACGTACCACTTCCGCGGCGAGAACTTCGAACGCGTCGCGCCCGGGGACCGGTTCGCCGACGTCGACGGCGACTCGCTCGTCGCCGACGAGGAGTTCTGGCCCGTCCTCATGTCCGACGACGGTCACGACGTCCTCTTTGGCTATCGGTCGACCTACCACGGGCCCCTGTCGTCGCTGCCGCCCCTGGATAGGACGGAGGCGACCGCCGAGTCCGCCGACGAAGCGACCGACGACTAG
- a CDS encoding helix-turn-helix transcriptional regulator translates to MESALSEIEFLALSSNRVAVLRRLVRERHTRTDLAVATGASQATLGRILRDFEDRSWIRRAEGGYVATATGELVADGFLDLLEIMEIEGELRPIVRYLPTDALGVDLRRFKDATITVPSGTKPNAPVKRVLDILRTAESVRVFSHAFNEGSLTVIEERASAGEMTSRGVFSRRALDAVADDDGLRRRLDSLLDTPAAKVRVRDGEIPLAVTVADGVVHMLLRDTNGVLQASVDTDETAVRTWATETFGEYWETAEPVDRDELVH, encoded by the coding sequence ATGGAGTCCGCACTGTCGGAGATCGAGTTCCTCGCCCTCTCGTCGAACCGGGTGGCAGTGCTTCGACGCCTCGTGAGGGAGCGACACACCCGGACGGATCTCGCGGTGGCAACCGGCGCCTCGCAGGCGACACTGGGGCGGATCCTCCGGGACTTCGAGGATCGGTCGTGGATTCGACGCGCCGAGGGAGGATACGTCGCCACCGCGACCGGGGAACTCGTCGCCGACGGCTTCCTCGATCTGCTGGAGATCATGGAGATCGAGGGCGAACTCCGTCCGATCGTTCGGTATCTCCCGACCGATGCGCTCGGGGTCGATCTGCGACGGTTCAAGGACGCGACGATCACCGTCCCGAGCGGAACGAAGCCGAACGCACCGGTCAAGCGGGTGCTCGACATCCTCCGCACCGCCGAGAGCGTCCGGGTGTTCTCCCACGCGTTCAACGAGGGGAGCCTCACGGTGATCGAAGAGCGGGCAAGCGCCGGCGAGATGACGTCCCGAGGAGTGTTCTCCCGACGGGCCCTGGACGCCGTCGCCGACGACGACGGCTTGCGGCGACGACTCGACTCGTTGCTCGACACGCCGGCCGCGAAAGTGCGGGTCCGTGACGGGGAGATTCCACTGGCCGTCACCGTCGCCGACGGCGTCGTACACATGCTCCTGCGGGATACGAACGGCGTCCTCCAAGCATCGGTCGACACCGACGAAACGGCGGTTCGTACCTGGGCGACGGAAACGTTCGGAGAGTACTGGGAGACGGCCGAACCGGTCGATCGGGACGAACTCGTCCACTGA
- a CDS encoding DMT family transporter, with translation MNAANRRSLAAFAVAGILFGGTFVAAKAGLAYFPPLLFVALRFDVAAVALLGYAALTTDRVDLFPRTWRDAAGILATGVVAIGITNALLFVGQEHTTSAVAAIVFSLNPILTPLFASLLLADERLSLRGVAGMALGFVGVAMVVNPDPATLMAGGVGKAILFTGAVSGALGSVLIRWAGGGLSSTVRTAWGLPFAALCCHLFSVWAGESPGAITWAPEAVAALTYVGLLAGAVAYIAYFGLLDAAGAIRANLVFYVVPVVAAVGGWALLAETITALAVVGFGTIFVGFAVIGSESIDLPSIRHRIVGGSSESLDVGTDEPRGFEAD, from the coding sequence GTGAACGCGGCGAATCGCCGCTCGCTCGCCGCGTTCGCGGTGGCGGGTATCCTCTTTGGCGGCACCTTCGTCGCCGCGAAAGCCGGCCTCGCGTACTTCCCGCCCCTGCTTTTCGTCGCCCTCCGGTTTGACGTCGCCGCAGTGGCGCTGCTCGGGTACGCCGCGCTCACGACGGACCGCGTGGACCTGTTTCCCCGGACGTGGCGCGACGCCGCCGGCATCCTCGCTACCGGCGTGGTCGCCATCGGGATCACGAACGCCCTGCTGTTCGTGGGACAGGAGCACACCACGAGCGCCGTGGCCGCCATCGTGTTCAGTCTCAACCCCATCCTGACGCCCCTCTTCGCGTCCCTCCTGCTCGCGGACGAACGACTCTCACTCCGGGGCGTTGCGGGCATGGCCCTCGGCTTCGTCGGCGTCGCCATGGTCGTCAACCCCGATCCAGCGACCCTGATGGCCGGCGGCGTCGGCAAGGCCATCCTCTTTACCGGTGCGGTCTCCGGCGCACTCGGCAGCGTCCTCATCAGGTGGGCCGGTGGCGGGCTGTCGAGCACGGTGCGTACCGCTTGGGGACTCCCCTTCGCGGCCCTCTGTTGTCACCTGTTCAGCGTGTGGGCGGGCGAATCCCCCGGCGCGATCACGTGGGCACCCGAGGCGGTCGCCGCCCTCACCTACGTGGGCCTACTCGCCGGGGCAGTGGCGTACATCGCCTACTTCGGCCTCCTCGACGCAGCGGGCGCCATCCGTGCGAACCTCGTGTTCTATGTGGTGCCCGTCGTCGCCGCGGTTGGTGGCTGGGCGCTCCTCGCCGAGACGATCACGGCCCTCGCCGTCGTCGGGTTCGGAACCATCTTCGTCGGCTTCGCGGTGATCGGCAGCGAGTCGATTGACCTTCCGTCGATCCGCCACCGGATCGTGGGCGGCAGCAGCGAGTCGCTCGACGTTGGGACCGACGAACCACGGGGGTTCGAGGCGGACTGA
- a CDS encoding universal stress protein yields MAYADDVDADVIVLGHRGLTYGWSTHLGSVADCVVRNAGRPVLVV; encoded by the coding sequence ATCGCCTACGCGGACGATGTGGACGCCGACGTGATCGTTCTCGGGCATCGAGGGTTGACCTATGGGTGGTCCACTCACCTCGGGAGCGTGGCCGACTGCGTCGTTCGGAACGCGGGGCGGCCCGTCCTCGTCGTCTGA
- a CDS encoding GNAT family N-acetyltransferase encodes MVTVEPAEPADAAQVADFWVSLASGQRRYGSHIRAEASREPIRERMARAAADGRLDVARAAATLVGFVRYGIERGPLVQDAVRGRVHDLYVVPEQRGSGVGTALLDAAETALRDRGADVISVEAMADNEDAIRLYERRGYRPDRITLEQEVENDKRSRGDG; translated from the coding sequence ATGGTCACCGTCGAACCGGCGGAACCGGCCGACGCGGCGCAGGTTGCCGACTTCTGGGTGTCGCTCGCGTCCGGCCAGCGTCGGTACGGATCCCACATCCGTGCGGAGGCGAGTCGGGAGCCGATCAGGGAGAGGATGGCCCGCGCGGCCGCTGACGGACGCCTCGACGTCGCCCGAGCGGCGGCGACGCTCGTCGGCTTCGTCCGGTACGGCATCGAGCGCGGACCGCTCGTGCAGGACGCGGTCCGCGGACGCGTCCACGACCTCTATGTCGTCCCCGAGCAGCGGGGGTCCGGCGTCGGCACGGCGCTACTGGACGCCGCCGAGACGGCTCTTCGTGATCGGGGTGCCGACGTCATCAGCGTGGAAGCGATGGCCGACAACGAGGACGCGATCCGCCTGTACGAGCGACGGGGATATCGACCCGACCGGATCACGTTGGAGCAGGAGGTCGAAAACGATAAACGCTCCCGCGGGGACGGATAA
- a CDS encoding branched-chain amino acid ABC transporter permease, translated as MRGLVVGLAGIGLSMTYSILNFANFSHGDYITSGAFAGWATTYLLAGLGRADVGSLLLVGAGGSVLGGALGIGVTTTPVAVAAGVVVAGVVTILLALALDRVVYEPIRSESGITLLITSIGVAFALRYLIQFVFGSSVRGTTAAGAIPQVPLYFVDGVVRVDAHDVTLLVVSVGLMLAVHLLLQRTKLGKAMRAMSDDEDLARITGIPTERVVRATWIVGGGLTGVAGYVFVLWKGTLGFNDGWLLLLLIFAAVILGGIGSIYGAIVGGLVIGVTASVSVLWIPAAFSRAAAFVVMIVILLVRPQGLFSGRSTA; from the coding sequence ATGCGTGGCCTCGTCGTCGGGCTGGCCGGCATCGGCCTCTCGATGACCTACAGCATCCTGAACTTCGCGAACTTCTCGCACGGTGACTACATCACGAGCGGCGCGTTCGCCGGGTGGGCGACGACCTACCTGCTCGCCGGTCTGGGCCGAGCGGACGTGGGGTCGCTCCTGCTCGTCGGTGCCGGTGGTTCGGTCCTCGGCGGGGCACTCGGCATCGGCGTGACGACGACGCCCGTGGCGGTCGCGGCTGGTGTCGTGGTCGCCGGCGTCGTCACCATCCTACTTGCGCTGGCGCTCGACCGGGTCGTTTACGAGCCCATCCGCTCGGAGAGCGGGATCACCCTGCTGATCACGAGCATCGGCGTCGCGTTCGCACTTCGCTACCTGATCCAGTTCGTCTTCGGCTCCAGCGTTCGCGGAACCACCGCTGCCGGCGCCATCCCGCAGGTGCCGCTCTACTTCGTCGACGGGGTCGTCCGCGTCGACGCCCACGACGTCACCCTCCTCGTCGTCTCCGTGGGGCTGATGCTCGCCGTTCATCTCCTCCTCCAGCGGACGAAACTCGGCAAGGCGATGCGGGCGATGTCCGACGACGAGGACCTCGCGCGCATCACGGGCATCCCGACCGAACGGGTCGTCCGTGCGACTTGGATCGTCGGCGGCGGCCTCACCGGCGTCGCCGGCTACGTGTTCGTCCTCTGGAAGGGGACCCTCGGGTTCAACGACGGCTGGCTGCTCCTCCTCCTGATCTTCGCGGCGGTCATCCTCGGCGGGATCGGCTCCATCTACGGCGCCATCGTCGGCGGCCTCGTCATCGGCGTCACAGCCTCCGTCTCCGTGCTCTGGATCCCCGCCGCCTTCTCGCGGGCCGCCGCGTTCGTCGTGATGATCGTCATCCTGCTCGTCCGCCCCCAGGGGCTGTTCTCCGGGAGGTCGACCGCATGA
- a CDS encoding branched-chain amino acid ABC transporter permease, translating into MSAVDSARRLWEEDAAKITAVLFAIYAAYLLSGLVLGYSLRGQLNSLASLTFYIGVFATLALALNLHWGYTGLFNIGVVGFMAVGIYVMAFVSKPLYGSGGAAQVGGLGLPIPVGILAGMAAAALLGFVVALPALRLRADYLAIVTIAMSEIVRFTFLSSTFQRFQVPHTLAGDTTRVGFGGGSGLILDFPDPLLAFIDMLGLSGVYGGLVALVGRVVPNNPDPIVHSLVYGIVLLGIVAAYFWLLKRTGESPFGRVLKAIREDEDVARALGKNTDRFKIKSFMLGCALMGLVGILWLMGQGAVTPNFFRPRLTFFVWIALIIGGAGSNTGSVIGGAIFAAALYQGPLYFQNLVTSVFQPGDAPGSFGPAVAPLIAELDPVPFLVYTLDSVRQLQLVVMGVVLVWLMHNRPQGILGHRKETAAAIPLVGRSATEAAGNEAATESDGGEEGE; encoded by the coding sequence ATGAGCGCCGTCGACTCCGCGAGACGGCTCTGGGAGGAGGACGCGGCCAAGATCACTGCCGTCCTGTTCGCCATCTACGCCGCGTATCTACTGAGCGGGCTCGTCCTCGGCTACAGTCTCCGTGGCCAGTTGAACTCCCTTGCGTCGCTGACTTTCTACATCGGCGTCTTCGCCACGCTCGCGCTCGCGCTGAACCTCCACTGGGGGTACACCGGCCTGTTCAACATCGGCGTCGTGGGCTTCATGGCCGTCGGCATCTACGTGATGGCGTTCGTCTCCAAACCCCTGTACGGCTCCGGCGGCGCAGCCCAGGTCGGCGGCCTCGGTCTTCCCATTCCGGTCGGCATCCTCGCCGGGATGGCCGCCGCCGCGCTCCTCGGGTTCGTCGTCGCCCTTCCCGCGCTCCGCCTCCGCGCGGACTACCTCGCCATCGTCACCATCGCCATGTCAGAAATCGTTCGCTTTACCTTCCTCTCCTCGACGTTCCAGCGGTTCCAGGTCCCTCACACCCTCGCCGGAGACACCACCCGCGTCGGCTTCGGCGGTGGGAGCGGCCTCATCCTCGATTTCCCCGACCCCCTGCTGGCGTTCATCGACATGCTCGGTCTCTCGGGCGTCTACGGCGGCCTCGTCGCACTCGTCGGGCGGGTAGTGCCGAACAACCCCGACCCCATCGTCCACAGCCTGGTCTACGGGATCGTCCTCCTCGGGATCGTCGCCGCCTACTTCTGGCTCCTGAAGCGGACCGGCGAGTCGCCGTTCGGCCGCGTGCTGAAGGCGATCCGTGAGGACGAGGACGTGGCCCGCGCCCTCGGCAAGAACACCGACCGGTTCAAGATCAAATCGTTCATGCTCGGTTGTGCGCTGATGGGTCTGGTCGGCATCCTCTGGCTGATGGGACAGGGGGCAGTCACGCCCAACTTCTTCCGCCCGCGACTCACCTTCTTCGTCTGGATCGCGCTCATCATCGGCGGCGCCGGATCGAACACCGGCAGCGTGATCGGGGGGGCCATCTTCGCGGCCGCACTCTACCAGGGACCGCTGTACTTCCAGAACCTCGTCACGAGCGTCTTCCAGCCCGGCGACGCGCCGGGGAGCTTCGGGCCCGCCGTCGCGCCGCTGATCGCCGAACTCGATCCCGTCCCCTTCCTGGTTTATACGCTCGACTCCGTCCGCCAGCTCCAGCTCGTCGTCATGGGCGTGGTGTTGGTCTGGCTGATGCACAACCGCCCCCAGGGGATACTCGGCCACCGCAAGGAGACGGCGGCTGCCATTCCTCTCGTCGGTCGATCGGCCACCGAGGCGGCCGGGAACGAGGCCGCCACCGAATCCGACGGAGGTGAGGAGGGTGAGTGA
- a CDS encoding ABC transporter ATP-binding protein, with amino-acid sequence MRRVSDAAERSRPEVTDTPLRVEGLEKRFGGITAVDGATFEVERGTLTGLIGPNGAGKSTTFDLITGMLTPDAGSVVFDDEDITGLDPHRIADRGLVRTFQIARELKEMTVLENMMLAPKAQRGERLWRSFLPGARGSVVEQETELLDRVWETLEFFEIEHLAEEYAGNLSGGQRKLLEMARALLTDPDVLLLDEPFAGVNPTLESRLLEHVHELRDQGYTFLLVEHDMDLIMNNCRHVIVMHQGRILTEGTPAEVKANEEVIEAYLGGDV; translated from the coding sequence GTGAGGAGGGTGAGTGACGCCGCGGAGCGGTCGCGACCCGAGGTCACCGACACGCCACTCCGGGTCGAGGGACTGGAGAAGCGCTTCGGCGGCATCACCGCCGTCGACGGTGCGACGTTCGAGGTCGAGCGGGGCACCCTCACGGGGCTGATCGGGCCGAACGGTGCCGGCAAATCGACGACGTTCGATCTCATCACCGGGATGCTCACCCCCGACGCCGGGAGCGTTGTCTTCGACGACGAGGACATCACCGGGCTCGACCCTCACCGGATCGCCGACCGCGGTCTGGTCCGCACCTTCCAGATCGCCCGCGAACTCAAGGAGATGACGGTCCTGGAGAACATGATGCTCGCCCCGAAGGCCCAGCGTGGCGAGCGGCTCTGGCGGTCGTTCCTCCCCGGCGCCCGCGGGAGCGTCGTCGAACAGGAGACGGAACTGCTCGATCGGGTGTGGGAGACCCTGGAGTTCTTCGAGATCGAGCACCTCGCCGAGGAGTACGCCGGCAACCTCTCGGGGGGGCAGCGAAAGCTGCTCGAGATGGCGCGGGCGCTGTTGACCGATCCCGACGTCCTGCTGCTCGACGAGCCCTTCGCCGGCGTCAATCCGACCCTCGAGAGCCGACTGCTCGAACACGTCCACGAACTCCGGGATCAGGGGTATACGTTCCTGCTCGTCGAACACGACATGGATCTCATCATGAACAACTGCCGGCACGTTATCGTGATGCATCAGGGACGGATCCTGACCGAGGGGACCCCCGCGGAGGTCAAGGCGAACGAGGAGGTCATCGAGGCGTATCTGGGAGGCGACGTATGA